TTTCCCGCACATCGCCCGGGAGCATGGTCGCAGGCGCCTCTTCCCATACTTTCTGGCGGCGGCGCTGCATAGAACACTCCCGCTCATAAAAGTGAACAACATTCTCGCCGTCCCCCATTATCTGGACCTCTACATGGCGGCTTTTTTCAATGAAACGCTCAATATAGAGCCCCCCATCACCGAAGGCTGCCTGTGCTTCTGCACTCGCCTGGTGAGCTTGCTCCCTGAACGCGTCCATATTACTTACAACACGTATACCCCTGCCGCCGCCACCGGCTGAGGCTTTGATCATCAGAGGAAATCCTATTTCCTCAGCAACCCTCTCAGCCTCGATTAAATCGCCAATCCGCCCGTCACTACCGGGCACTATTGGCACACCTGCCATCCTTGCGGCATTTCGTCCACCAACCTTATCTCCCATCATACGTATCGTATTACCTGATGGACCAACAAACACCATACCCGCACCAACAACAGCGTCGGCAAAATCAGCGTTTTCGGCAAAAAAACCATAGCCAGGGTGGATAGCATCCGCACCACATTCCTTCGCTGCGCTGAGGATCGCGTCAGCGGACAGATATGACTTCTGAGCTTGAGCGGGTCCAATATTAACCGCTTCATCCGCCATTCGGACGGCAAGCGATTCCACATCAGCATCGCTGTAAACCTGCACTGTTTGAATACCCAACTCTCGTGCCGCACGGATTATCCGGACGGCAATCTCGCCGCGATTAGCAATCAACAACTTCTTAATTGAACAAACCATCAAAACATTCCAATTATTCGATTTCAACAAGAGGCTGACCAGGCATCACCGCCTCTTCCGAACTGACCAGAAACGCCTTGACCGTACCAGAAACATTGGCTCGCAACTCATGAAAGGATTTCATTACTTCAATCAGACCTACCACATCTCCTTCCGAGACAGCATCGCCAACTTCCTTGTAGGCCGGCGCATCCGGAGACGGAGTTCTGTAAAAGGTGCCCGGCAGATGGGCAATAATTTGCGTACTCATTTCTTCTTCTCCATTACTTTGTAGTGGCAGGCATATATGGCGACAGGACCTCCCGGACTTGCTTTGCCACCTCTACCGAATTGGGTGTATCGGAGTGGACGCAGACAGAACTGACCTGAACGTCAATATCCGCCCCCTCTACCGTCGCAACCTTACGCTCCATAACAGCCCTAAGACAACGAGCTGCAGCTACAGATGGGTTTACCACATCATGGCTGCGCGTAATCACAAGATGTCCATCACGGTCGTATTCCAGGTCTGCGTAAAATTCGGGCACAAAGTCCAGCCCTCTACCCTTATAGACTTCCTCATGCAGAGTACCGGCCAAGCCAAACACTGACACCTGATAGTGCTCTGCGACATCCGCAATAGCCTCGGCAATCTCCTGTTGGCGAGCCGCCATGCCATAAAGCGCGCCATGGGGCTTCAGGTGATTAAGAGTCAAATTGTTGATGTCCAGAAAGGCTATAAGCGCACCCACCTGATAAAGAACGATATCGAAAATTTCTTCCCTGCTCACTTTCATTTCCCGTCGACCGAATCCCTGAAGATCGGGTAGTGAAAAATGAGCTCCAATCTTTACGCCATATGATTTTGCAAGCAACACAGTCTTGTGCATATGACCAGGATCAGAAGCATGAAACCCACACGCAATGTTAGCCTCTGTCACATACGGCATGATGGCCTCATCATCTCCCATCTGATAAAGGCCGAAGCCCTCCCCCATGTCACAGTTGATATTGATGGACAATGCGCCCTCCACACCATATTCAGTAAATAAATCGATTATTATATTTGACACTTGGAGTGAATTTGTAAAATATAATTTTATATAAATATTTTTCTGTTTTTTTTATATCACAGGATTGCCGCCATTATATACGAAGATGCCAAGGGAGAGCCTCAGAAACATATCTATGTTACTAATTTAAAACGATTTTTACTTTTTATTTCTTTTCATCTGTTGGCGCTGGGCATCAATTTCACAGGTGTTTACGGCATTTATTTTTACAATAATATATTTTGATTCATTTATTTTTCACATGTCATTCCGTAACTAGCAGGACTATCGAGATATGATATCACTGAAACAGATACGCTATTTTATTGCAGCAGCCGAAGCCGGTCAGATTACCGAAGCGGCATCACACCAAAATATTTCCCAGTCGGCTATTACCACAGCCATCAAAAGCCTTGAAGAGATGCTGGACGCTCGTTTGTTCGAGCGCCACTCGCATGGCATCACCCTAACCTATGAAGGAAAACAGTTTCTTCACCGAGCAAGAAATGTGCTTACTGCCGTGGAAGAAGCGATCAGGTTCCCAAAAGAAGCCCACCGTAATATTGCTGGCAAAATGCGACTTGCCTGCACTTACACTGTCTCAGGCTACTACATTCCAGAATATGTTACTCGTTTCATAAGAAACTTCCCAAACGTCGAACTGGAACTATTCGAAGCACCGCGAGGAGCAATCGAGGAAGGTCTGATTTCAGGCCACTAT
The Emcibacter nanhaiensis DNA segment above includes these coding regions:
- a CDS encoding acetyl-CoA carboxylase biotin carboxylase subunit, whose amino-acid sequence is MVCSIKKLLIANRGEIAVRIIRAARELGIQTVQVYSDADVESLAVRMADEAVNIGPAQAQKSYLSADAILSAAKECGADAIHPGYGFFAENADFADAVVGAGMVFVGPSGNTIRMMGDKVGGRNAARMAGVPIVPGSDGRIGDLIEAERVAEEIGFPLMIKASAGGGGRGIRVVSNMDAFREQAHQASAEAQAAFGDGGLYIERFIEKSRHVEVQIMGDGENVVHFYERECSMQRRRQKVWEEAPATMLPGDVREKLCKSAVDLAAQVFYKGAGTVEFLYDSNTHEYFFIEMNTRIQVEHPVTEMITGVDLVREMILIAGGEKISVSQSDIPCTGHAIEVRLNAEDPAKQFLPWPGQISEMRVPGGAGIRFDAMIYPGYVIPPFYDSLLGKLIVWDKDRSAAIARLERALAELSIGGVKSTQPLFEALAKDRNVREGEFDTRWLEVWLEDNQSSLAEEQEKGAA
- the pxpA gene encoding 5-oxoprolinase subunit PxpA; amino-acid sequence: MSININCDMGEGFGLYQMGDDEAIMPYVTEANIACGFHASDPGHMHKTVLLAKSYGVKIGAHFSLPDLQGFGRREMKVSREEIFDIVLYQVGALIAFLDINNLTLNHLKPHGALYGMAARQQEIAEAIADVAEHYQVSVFGLAGTLHEEVYKGRGLDFVPEFYADLEYDRDGHLVITRSHDVVNPSVAAARCLRAVMERKVATVEGADIDVQVSSVCVHSDTPNSVEVAKQVREVLSPYMPATTK
- a CDS encoding acetyl-CoA carboxylase, whose amino-acid sequence is MSTQIIAHLPGTFYRTPSPDAPAYKEVGDAVSEGDVVGLIEVMKSFHELRANVSGTVKAFLVSSEEAVMPGQPLVEIE